In one window of Desulforhabdus amnigena DNA:
- the ftsY gene encoding signal recognition particle-docking protein FtsY, protein MIKWFKRKNKKGKPALESDTGIREDLVQDQEGPTQEEIIPDLTSIPPAESFHAEEMDERIDETEEEPSPPSADESAPGEGTDIPSLEPAVQEMEPEGETEREEKRYFKRLRERLHKTREQFSDRMDRLVLGRKTIDLDLLDELEEVLITSDLGVHTTQLLLQKVTEKIKRKELKDPQKLRDQLREEISGILSRTITPLDFRADHPFVVMVIGVNGVGKTTTIGKLAHQLKEQGLKVMLVAGDTFRAAAVEQLSLWGERAGVPVVKQKSGSDPSAVAFDAMDAAVSRDADVVLMDTAGRMHTKVNLMEELKKVQRTINKKMPAAPHEIFLVLDASTGQNALSQARLFKESIGLTGLILTKLDGTAKGGIVVAICDELQVPVRYIGIGEGMEDLRPFDAEEFARALF, encoded by the coding sequence ATGATCAAATGGTTCAAACGTAAGAACAAAAAAGGCAAACCGGCGCTGGAATCGGACACGGGAATCCGGGAGGACCTTGTACAGGATCAGGAAGGCCCCACCCAGGAAGAGATCATCCCGGATCTTACTTCGATTCCTCCTGCAGAATCTTTTCATGCCGAAGAGATGGACGAAAGGATCGATGAAACAGAGGAAGAACCCTCTCCCCCTTCTGCGGACGAGTCCGCACCCGGTGAGGGGACCGACATCCCATCCCTTGAGCCCGCAGTTCAGGAAATGGAACCCGAAGGAGAAACGGAGCGGGAGGAAAAGCGCTATTTCAAGCGGCTTCGCGAACGCCTCCACAAGACCCGCGAACAATTTTCCGACCGCATGGACCGCCTGGTTCTCGGCAGGAAAACCATCGACCTGGATCTTTTGGATGAACTGGAAGAGGTCCTCATCACCTCGGACCTCGGCGTGCATACGACACAACTGCTCCTCCAGAAAGTCACGGAAAAGATCAAGCGCAAGGAATTGAAAGATCCTCAGAAACTGCGGGATCAATTGCGGGAGGAAATCAGCGGGATACTCTCCCGGACGATCACTCCTCTGGATTTCAGGGCGGATCATCCCTTCGTGGTCATGGTGATCGGCGTGAACGGAGTGGGCAAGACCACCACCATCGGAAAGCTGGCGCATCAACTGAAGGAACAGGGATTGAAAGTCATGCTCGTCGCCGGGGACACATTCCGCGCCGCCGCTGTGGAACAGCTCAGCCTCTGGGGAGAACGCGCGGGCGTTCCCGTCGTGAAGCAAAAGAGCGGCTCCGACCCCTCCGCCGTGGCCTTCGATGCCATGGACGCCGCAGTTTCCAGGGATGCGGACGTCGTCCTCATGGATACGGCCGGCCGCATGCACACCAAGGTGAACCTCATGGAAGAACTCAAGAAGGTTCAACGCACCATCAACAAAAAAATGCCCGCGGCCCCCCATGAAATTTTCCTGGTCCTGGACGCCTCCACCGGCCAGAACGCTCTCTCCCAGGCCAGGCTGTTCAAGGAATCCATAGGGCTCACGGGTCTCATTCTGACCAAGCTCGACGGCACGGCCAAGGGCGGCATCGTGGTCGCCATCTGCGACGAACTCCAGGTCCCCGTGCGCTACATCGGCATTGGCGAAGGCATGGAAGATTTGAGGCCCTTCGATGCGGAAGAGTTCGCGCGGGCGCTCTTTTGA
- a CDS encoding class II aldolase/adducin family protein — MMKEENRLRYDLIAVCKRLEEKGLVAAADGNVSCRAGKNSLLITPSGRAKGELSPLDLLLVNLEGEVLAGQGRPSSEIRMHLLVYEKRPDVMAVVHAHPPMLTAFTLAGIPFRSDALPEVWMHFGPVPTAPYATPSTREVPDSLAPHLEGSHAILLERHGSLTLGRDLNEACQRLEKLEHAAHTLYYAHLMNRSAPEPLAPEALIKLNKIKHG, encoded by the coding sequence ATGATGAAAGAAGAAAACAGATTGCGTTATGATTTGATTGCCGTCTGCAAGAGGCTGGAAGAAAAGGGGCTGGTGGCCGCCGCGGATGGCAATGTGAGTTGTCGGGCGGGAAAAAACAGTCTTCTCATTACCCCAAGTGGGCGGGCCAAGGGGGAGCTTTCGCCGTTGGATCTTCTCCTGGTGAATCTCGAAGGGGAGGTGCTCGCGGGGCAGGGGCGTCCCTCCAGTGAAATCCGCATGCACCTCCTGGTCTATGAAAAGCGGCCGGATGTCATGGCTGTCGTGCATGCTCATCCCCCCATGCTGACCGCCTTCACTCTTGCGGGCATTCCCTTCCGCTCCGATGCGCTTCCAGAAGTGTGGATGCACTTCGGTCCGGTGCCCACGGCACCCTACGCGACACCGTCCACCCGGGAAGTGCCCGATTCCCTCGCTCCTCATTTAGAGGGAAGCCATGCCATCCTGCTGGAGCGCCACGGTTCCCTGACTCTGGGGCGGGACTTGAACGAAGCCTGCCAGCGCCTGGAAAAACTGGAACATGCGGCTCACACTCTCTACTATGCCCATCTCATGAACCGGAGCGCTCCCGAACCCCTTGCGCCGGAAGCGCTCATAAAGCTGAACAAAATAAAGCACGGGTGA
- a CDS encoding acetate--CoA ligase family protein: MPARKLWSFFHPSSVAVIGASESPDKLGHEILKNLVQGGFPGALYPINPKSERILGLTCFKNVKEIPDNVEMAVIIIPARFVPGAIRDCGEKGVKGVVIVTGGFSEAGPEGEALQKEAAAVAAEYGVRIIGPNCQGINNPYHPLCASWPLLTRKGRVAIISQSGTVGAAMMDWFSEEQLGVSSFVSLGNRADVDEIDLIEYFEEDPNTRVIAVYLEGVKDPVRFQNVLKTLTKPLVVLKSGRTPGGRVAAESHTKSLAGADAIYSSLFRRHGVYRADTIEEFYDLAKGLAYLKPPAGNRILFITTSGGSAILATDAAEQEGLNVSPLPPELAEQLKGVIPAHAIHANPLDLTGDANAKMFHEVIQRAHPHYDTLGIIFGDPIVDASQVVTANANELIIYLGGADVERAEKLKMHQMDIPVFPTPERAVRTLAQLIPPEMKAERAKHTFPVAKGRSQMGLYDSFKFLESRGFDCIFSRSADSPGKAVHLAHQLGFPVCLKIDSPDILHKSDCGGVRLNLQSARDVRSAYSEMTAQAHACYPDAKINGVIVSAMASPGLELILGMNRDPQFGPVVIFGLGGITVELFRDISMRLLPLDRKEALAMIGEIKAAPLLKGYRGRQKVDEEAIVDGLLKLAQIAEEHEDIVEIDLNPIFAYAEGIVVVDARILKA; the protein is encoded by the coding sequence ATGCCCGCCAGAAAATTATGGTCCTTTTTTCACCCGTCCAGCGTTGCCGTCATAGGCGCATCAGAAAGTCCCGACAAGCTGGGGCACGAAATCCTCAAGAACCTGGTCCAGGGAGGATTTCCCGGCGCCCTTTATCCCATCAATCCCAAGAGTGAACGCATTCTCGGCCTGACGTGCTTCAAGAATGTGAAGGAAATCCCCGACAACGTCGAGATGGCGGTCATAATCATTCCCGCCCGCTTCGTACCCGGTGCCATCAGGGATTGCGGGGAAAAGGGCGTGAAGGGAGTCGTCATCGTCACGGGAGGATTCAGTGAAGCGGGCCCCGAGGGTGAAGCCCTTCAGAAAGAGGCGGCGGCCGTTGCCGCGGAATACGGCGTGCGCATCATCGGGCCAAACTGTCAGGGCATCAACAACCCCTATCATCCGTTGTGCGCTTCCTGGCCCCTCCTCACCAGGAAAGGGCGCGTGGCCATCATCAGCCAGAGCGGCACGGTGGGAGCGGCCATGATGGACTGGTTTTCCGAGGAGCAACTGGGGGTTTCCAGCTTCGTGAGCCTCGGGAACCGGGCGGATGTGGATGAAATCGATCTCATCGAATATTTTGAAGAAGACCCCAATACCCGGGTCATCGCCGTCTATCTTGAAGGCGTGAAGGATCCGGTGCGTTTCCAGAACGTTCTGAAGACGCTCACCAAGCCCCTGGTGGTGCTCAAATCGGGCCGGACCCCCGGCGGACGCGTGGCCGCGGAATCCCACACCAAGTCCCTTGCAGGGGCGGATGCGATCTATTCTTCCCTCTTTCGCCGGCATGGCGTATACCGGGCGGACACCATCGAGGAATTCTACGATCTTGCCAAGGGGCTGGCCTATCTGAAACCGCCTGCCGGAAACAGGATTCTTTTCATCACGACCTCGGGGGGATCGGCCATTCTCGCCACCGACGCCGCCGAGCAGGAGGGTTTGAATGTCTCGCCCCTTCCGCCGGAACTGGCCGAGCAGTTGAAAGGGGTCATTCCAGCCCACGCCATACACGCCAACCCACTGGACCTCACAGGGGACGCCAACGCAAAGATGTTCCACGAAGTCATCCAGCGGGCACATCCTCATTACGACACCCTGGGGATCATCTTCGGAGACCCCATCGTCGATGCCTCCCAGGTGGTGACGGCCAACGCCAATGAACTCATCATCTATCTCGGCGGCGCCGACGTCGAACGGGCGGAAAAATTGAAAATGCATCAGATGGATATCCCCGTCTTCCCTACCCCGGAGCGGGCCGTCAGAACGCTCGCACAATTGATTCCCCCGGAGATGAAGGCGGAACGGGCGAAACACACCTTCCCCGTGGCCAAAGGGCGTTCCCAGATGGGATTGTACGACAGCTTCAAGTTCCTGGAATCCAGGGGATTCGACTGCATTTTCAGCAGATCCGCCGACAGTCCGGGCAAGGCGGTCCACCTGGCGCACCAGTTGGGTTTTCCCGTATGCCTCAAGATCGATTCTCCAGACATCCTGCATAAATCCGACTGCGGCGGCGTCCGTCTCAATCTCCAGTCCGCCAGGGATGTCCGTTCGGCTTACAGCGAAATGACGGCACAGGCCCATGCCTGCTACCCCGATGCAAAGATCAACGGGGTGATCGTGAGTGCCATGGCTTCTCCCGGATTGGAGCTCATTCTGGGCATGAACCGGGACCCGCAATTCGGCCCCGTGGTGATTTTCGGGCTGGGAGGCATTACCGTGGAGCTTTTCAGGGATATCTCCATGCGGCTGCTTCCGCTGGACCGGAAGGAGGCCCTGGCCATGATCGGTGAAATCAAGGCGGCTCCCCTGCTCAAGGGTTACAGGGGCCGGCAGAAGGTCGACGAAGAAGCCATCGTGGACGGCCTGCTTAAGCTGGCCCAAATCGCCGAAGAACATGAAGACATCGTGGAAATCGACCTCAACCCCATCTTCGCCTACGCCGAAGGGATCGTGGTCGTGGACGCCCGCATTCTCAAGGCGTAG
- a CDS encoding thioesterase family protein gives MSTPFKVGMSRELKIKSQPSDSAQKFYANLPNVFATPALGGLMERVSAELIDEHLQPGEQSVGISMDLKHMAATPLGMEVRVKTEITAVEGRKLTFHLEAYDEVEKIGEASHERFIIQADKFNARVAEKAKKMA, from the coding sequence ATGAGTACACCGTTTAAGGTAGGCATGTCCCGCGAACTGAAGATCAAATCCCAACCGTCGGATTCAGCGCAGAAATTTTATGCCAATCTCCCTAACGTATTCGCCACGCCTGCCCTGGGAGGACTGATGGAAAGGGTTTCGGCCGAATTGATCGATGAACATCTGCAGCCGGGGGAACAATCCGTAGGAATTTCCATGGATCTTAAGCACATGGCGGCGACTCCCCTGGGAATGGAAGTCCGGGTCAAGACAGAAATCACCGCAGTGGAAGGACGAAAATTGACTTTCCATCTGGAAGCTTACGACGAAGTGGAAAAAATCGGGGAGGCATCCCACGAGCGTTTCATCATCCAAGCCGACAAATTCAATGCGCGTGTAGCGGAAAAAGCCAAAAAGATGGCCTGA
- a CDS encoding rubrerythrin family protein gives MSKTEKNLREAFAGESQANRRYLAYAEKAEDEFFHGVAKLFRAVAAAETIHAHKHLRTLGGVKSTKENIQDALSGEIHEFKNMYPQMIADAKEEGNKSAEISFTYANAVEQIHAELYTKALEDPEKFPVKDYYVCKICGYTIADAPPEKCPVCGANPKAFFKVD, from the coding sequence ATGTCGAAGACGGAAAAGAACTTGAGAGAAGCGTTTGCAGGAGAATCGCAAGCCAATCGCAGATACCTTGCCTATGCTGAAAAGGCTGAAGATGAATTTTTTCATGGGGTTGCCAAACTCTTCCGCGCCGTGGCCGCCGCAGAAACCATTCACGCCCATAAACATCTGCGCACCCTCGGCGGCGTCAAGAGCACCAAGGAAAACATTCAGGATGCACTCTCAGGCGAAATCCACGAGTTCAAGAACATGTATCCTCAGATGATTGCCGATGCCAAAGAAGAGGGGAACAAGTCCGCCGAGATCAGCTTCACCTATGCCAATGCAGTGGAACAGATCCACGCGGAGCTTTATACCAAGGCCCTGGAAGATCCGGAGAAATTTCCCGTCAAGGATTACTACGTCTGCAAAATCTGCGGCTACACCATAGCCGATGCCCCTCCGGAAAAATGCCCGGTTTGCGGTGCCAATCCGAAAGCATTCTTCAAAGTCGATTAG
- a CDS encoding DUF1285 domain-containing protein yields MDLPDFTAPSKNAEGFYPSDISVDVEGDWFYKGNKIIRDDILELFLNCIRLSSDNRFLIEWNRNLCSLEVADTPFVIARVDRIKSDKKEGNIEEEIVLSLRHLSTKETLDPSTLYVGKENVLYCRIRGGQFPARFSRPAYYQLAEWIQEDPESGDFCLELNGIRNPIKMRE; encoded by the coding sequence ATGGATCTGCCCGATTTCACGGCTCCTTCCAAGAATGCAGAAGGCTTTTACCCGTCAGACATCTCTGTGGATGTGGAAGGCGACTGGTTCTACAAAGGAAACAAAATCATTCGGGATGACATTCTCGAATTGTTTTTGAATTGTATTCGTCTCTCTTCAGACAATAGATTTCTCATTGAATGGAACAGAAATCTCTGCAGCCTCGAAGTCGCAGACACCCCCTTTGTCATTGCGAGAGTGGATCGAATAAAGTCGGATAAGAAAGAGGGAAACATCGAGGAAGAAATCGTTTTGTCTTTGCGACATCTCTCTACAAAGGAAACACTGGACCCATCGACTCTTTATGTCGGCAAGGAAAATGTCCTTTACTGCCGCATCCGTGGGGGGCAATTTCCGGCACGGTTTTCGCGGCCCGCCTATTACCAGCTGGCGGAATGGATTCAGGAAGACCCTGAATCCGGAGATTTCTGCCTGGAACTCAATGGGATTAGAAATCCCATAAAGATGAGGGAATAA
- the dtd gene encoding D-aminoacyl-tRNA deacylase has product MRAVVQRVLEASVSVRGEETGRIGRGILIFLGVGPQDNEKDCQYLAEKVVHLRIFSDENDKMNLSVLDMEGGILVVSQFTLWGDCRKGRRPSYAGAAPPDLARTLYESFVAEVKRYSPHVATGKFQEMMQVHLINDGPVTLLLDSRKLF; this is encoded by the coding sequence GTGCGAGCTGTGGTGCAGAGGGTTCTGGAGGCGAGTGTTTCGGTCCGTGGGGAAGAAACGGGGAGAATCGGCAGGGGAATTCTGATCTTCTTGGGAGTCGGACCGCAGGACAATGAAAAAGATTGTCAATACCTGGCTGAAAAGGTGGTCCATCTTCGTATTTTTTCCGATGAAAACGACAAAATGAACCTCTCCGTCCTGGATATGGAGGGTGGGATCCTGGTGGTTTCGCAATTTACTCTTTGGGGAGACTGCCGCAAAGGGAGGAGACCGTCCTATGCAGGGGCGGCTCCGCCGGACCTGGCCAGGACTCTTTACGAAAGCTTCGTAGCGGAGGTGAAGCGCTATTCGCCTCACGTGGCAACGGGAAAATTCCAGGAGATGATGCAGGTGCACCTGATCAATGACGGACCCGTTACACTTCTTCTGGACAGCCGGAAGCTTTTTTGA
- a CDS encoding B12-binding domain-containing radical SAM protein, whose product MSKAPFILLVNPWTTDFAAYDLWAKPLGLLLLGGLLKEGGCGVAFIDCLDRYDPLSRTCGEMLRGEERKFGTGKYSRTLIEKPQAYGDIPRRYYRYGIHPESFRKQLQVIQEPDLIWVTSVMTYWYPGVQETIEVLHEVFPKVPVWLGGIYASLCTGHAEKNSGADQVITLPLEKLPGRIEAATGFAVKNIPSWGNFRQAPLPALEFISHPTYAPIMTGRGCPFRCPYCASGILQPRWERRSADAVYEEILHWHETLGVVDFAFYDDALLLQAETSLKPALERLCREGLRLRFHTPNALHVRALTSDWCRLLFESGFTTLRLGLETTRADKQREWGGKVETRMYRESVERLRMAGFSRDQIGVYLLCGLPGQSPEDVAEAIEVVAESGAQPHLCEYSPVPGTAMWSEVCALSRYDIAKEPLFQNNSFFACRRSDFSYDDLLRLKELVRRVRRLP is encoded by the coding sequence ATGTCAAAAGCCCCTTTTATCCTTTTGGTCAATCCCTGGACGACAGACTTTGCCGCGTATGATCTCTGGGCCAAGCCTTTGGGATTGCTTTTACTCGGTGGGTTGTTGAAAGAGGGAGGATGTGGAGTCGCCTTTATCGATTGCCTGGACCGGTACGATCCTCTGAGCCGCACATGCGGGGAGATGCTTCGGGGGGAAGAACGAAAGTTCGGAACCGGCAAGTATTCGAGGACCCTCATTGAAAAGCCGCAGGCTTACGGGGACATTCCCCGCCGCTACTATCGCTATGGAATTCATCCCGAAAGCTTTCGCAAACAGTTGCAGGTCATCCAGGAGCCGGATCTCATCTGGGTGACATCCGTCATGACCTATTGGTACCCGGGGGTTCAAGAGACCATAGAGGTTCTGCACGAGGTTTTTCCGAAAGTGCCCGTCTGGCTGGGGGGCATCTACGCAAGCTTATGCACCGGGCATGCAGAGAAAAACAGCGGAGCGGACCAGGTCATCACACTCCCCCTGGAAAAACTTCCAGGGAGGATCGAAGCCGCCACGGGGTTTGCCGTGAAGAATATTCCTTCCTGGGGGAATTTTAGACAAGCGCCCTTGCCGGCGCTGGAATTCATTTCGCATCCCACTTACGCTCCCATCATGACCGGCAGGGGATGCCCTTTTCGCTGCCCCTACTGTGCGTCGGGAATTTTGCAGCCCCGGTGGGAGCGCAGGAGCGCCGATGCCGTTTACGAGGAAATCCTCCACTGGCATGAAACCCTCGGAGTGGTCGATTTTGCCTTCTATGACGATGCCCTTCTCTTGCAGGCCGAAACCTCTTTGAAACCGGCGTTGGAAAGGCTCTGCAGGGAAGGGTTGCGGCTTCGCTTTCACACACCGAACGCCCTGCATGTGCGGGCTCTCACTTCAGACTGGTGCAGGCTGCTTTTTGAAAGCGGTTTTACCACCCTGCGGCTGGGCCTTGAAACGACGCGGGCGGACAAACAGCGGGAGTGGGGAGGGAAAGTGGAAACCCGGATGTATCGGGAGTCGGTCGAAAGACTTCGGATGGCGGGGTTTTCCAGAGACCAGATCGGCGTTTACCTGCTCTGCGGGCTTCCGGGGCAAAGCCCCGAAGATGTGGCGGAAGCCATCGAAGTGGTGGCTGAAAGCGGTGCGCAGCCTCACCTCTGCGAGTATTCTCCTGTCCCGGGAACCGCCATGTGGTCGGAAGTCTGCGCCTTATCGCGTTATGACATCGCGAAGGAACCTCTCTTTCAAAACAATTCCTTTTTTGCCTGCCGGCGCTCGGATTTTTCCTACGACGACCTTCTCCGACTCAAGGAATTGGTCCGAAGGGTTCGACGCCTTCCGTAA
- the larB gene encoding nickel pincer cofactor biosynthesis protein LarB — MTKLESILQEYKDGKRDMENVLNFLRKLPYENLSFARVDHHRGLRRGYPEVIYGEGKTAGQVADIIRAMEAYGSNILATRIDAEKAEMIMASVPGMVYHSEARMLTLGKEPVNRQSRGVIQVLCAGSSDVPVAEEAAVTAEFMGNRVKRFFDVGVAGLHRLLSLWEELQEASVYIVVAGMEGALPSVVGGLVERPVIAVPTSVGYGANFNGLAALLGMLNTCAPGVSVVNIDNGFGAGYLAAIINQNSVVETVSVSQNTTSDQ, encoded by the coding sequence ATGACAAAACTTGAAAGCATTCTGCAAGAATACAAAGACGGGAAGAGAGACATGGAAAACGTCCTCAATTTCCTGCGGAAGCTCCCCTATGAAAACCTCTCTTTTGCACGGGTGGATCATCACCGTGGCCTTCGCCGCGGATATCCCGAGGTAATCTACGGAGAAGGAAAAACAGCCGGGCAGGTTGCAGATATCATCCGCGCCATGGAAGCATACGGGAGCAACATTCTCGCTACCCGCATCGATGCAGAAAAAGCGGAAATGATTATGGCCTCCGTTCCCGGGATGGTTTATCATTCTGAAGCAAGAATGCTCACTTTGGGAAAAGAACCGGTCAACCGGCAATCCCGCGGCGTCATTCAGGTTCTCTGCGCCGGTTCATCCGATGTTCCCGTGGCGGAGGAAGCGGCTGTCACGGCCGAGTTCATGGGAAACAGGGTCAAACGCTTTTTCGATGTCGGAGTGGCGGGGCTGCATCGATTGCTGAGTCTTTGGGAGGAATTACAGGAGGCTTCGGTCTACATTGTGGTAGCCGGAATGGAGGGCGCCCTCCCCAGCGTGGTTGGAGGGCTGGTAGAACGTCCCGTCATCGCCGTACCCACCAGTGTAGGCTATGGCGCGAACTTCAACGGATTGGCCGCATTGCTGGGAATGCTCAACACCTGTGCACCCGGAGTCTCGGTGGTAAACATCGACAATGGTTTTGGAGCAGGCTACCTGGCTGCAATCATCAATCAGAACTCGGTGGTTGAAACCGTCTCTGTATCGCAGAATACCACGTCAGACCAGTGA
- a CDS encoding 3-deoxy-D-manno-octulosonic acid transferase, with product MQTVEYIYNIVLNTVGYGIIPFVWKKSELDPTFFKGRLGRYEIHADQQQGRPRIWFHTVSVGEVTGAVPTLCALHERLPESSIFLSTGTPQGYHFAQAQLPRWVRVVPFPLDFPWILKRTFQSLQPDLYVAMESEFWPNLFRYLREREIPSILLNGRLSSRSAKRYALLKSLFFPIFRQFKCLGMHSEEDRQNILGLGVSKERTLVLGSSKYDGLLQRVDPSKTSTWREKLNLPLHLPVVVGGSLRRSECIQILEVFQSLLQVEPQAVGIFAPRHLERIPNMVLWLQERGIDFQMLSHLEKTREKRRASIVLVDRIGILFELYSLGDLIFCGGTLEPIGGHNILEPAAWRKPVFYGPCLQKVLDEHSILHSLQGSFPVRDKHELLQQWTYWIQHLPALKVHGEKAKEALLKMAGVADRQVEIIMAVLAERKRSGASRS from the coding sequence TTGCAAACAGTCGAGTACATTTACAATATCGTCTTGAACACGGTGGGATATGGGATCATCCCATTTGTATGGAAAAAGTCCGAGCTCGATCCCACCTTCTTCAAGGGCAGACTGGGGCGGTATGAAATCCACGCGGACCAGCAACAGGGAAGGCCACGAATCTGGTTCCATACCGTATCCGTGGGCGAAGTAACCGGTGCCGTTCCCACCCTTTGCGCTCTTCACGAACGCCTCCCAGAATCTTCCATCTTCCTCTCCACCGGAACGCCCCAGGGATACCATTTCGCCCAGGCTCAACTTCCTCGATGGGTCCGGGTCGTCCCCTTTCCCCTGGACTTTCCCTGGATTCTGAAGAGAACCTTCCAGTCCCTGCAGCCGGATCTCTATGTGGCTATGGAAAGTGAATTCTGGCCCAACCTCTTCAGGTATCTCAGGGAAAGGGAAATCCCTTCCATTCTTTTGAACGGCAGGCTTTCCAGCCGCTCAGCCAAACGGTACGCTCTTCTGAAGTCTTTGTTTTTCCCCATCTTCCGGCAGTTCAAATGTCTGGGCATGCATTCCGAAGAAGATCGTCAAAACATTCTCGGGCTGGGTGTTTCCAAGGAACGGACCCTGGTGCTCGGGAGCTCCAAATACGATGGGCTTCTGCAGCGTGTCGATCCCTCGAAAACATCCACGTGGCGAGAGAAATTGAACCTTCCTCTCCATCTTCCCGTCGTCGTGGGCGGAAGCCTTCGCCGTTCCGAGTGCATTCAAATCCTCGAGGTTTTTCAATCACTCCTTCAAGTTGAGCCGCAGGCGGTAGGGATTTTTGCGCCGAGGCATTTGGAACGGATTCCCAATATGGTTCTCTGGCTGCAGGAGAGAGGAATCGATTTTCAAATGCTCTCCCACCTGGAAAAGACCAGAGAGAAAAGGCGGGCATCCATTGTGCTCGTGGACCGCATAGGAATCCTGTTTGAGCTTTACTCCCTGGGTGACCTCATCTTTTGCGGCGGAACACTCGAACCCATCGGTGGCCACAATATACTGGAACCCGCAGCGTGGAGAAAGCCCGTTTTTTACGGTCCCTGCTTGCAAAAAGTCCTCGATGAACATAGTATCCTGCATTCTTTGCAGGGAAGCTTTCCTGTACGGGACAAGCATGAGCTCCTGCAGCAATGGACATACTGGATTCAGCATTTGCCGGCCCTCAAAGTCCATGGGGAGAAGGCAAAGGAAGCGCTCTTGAAGATGGCCGGGGTGGCAGACAGGCAGGTTGAAATCATCATGGCCGTCCTTGCGGAACGAAAAAGGAGCGGCGCGAGCCGATCATGA
- the asnS gene encoding asparagine--tRNA ligase, translating to MKKAIRIADLFRREQELLGRTARVRGWVRTRRDSKAGISFIELNDGSCLKNLQIIVDLNLPQLTETVQKVSTGSSMQVEGVVNASPGKGQSIELHASGIELYGGADPATYPLQKKRHSFEFLRQIAHLRPRTNTIGAVARVRNRLSYAIHQFFQDRGFYYVHTPIITSSDCEGAGEVFRVTTLKPENMVGNEAGEAAAGDFFGKPAYLTVSGQLQAEIYALALGNVYTFGPTFRAENSNTSRHLAEFWMVEPEMAFCDLEEDLEIAQALIQRLVEVVLTDCREDLDFFVRFIEPTLRDTLEKVVESPFETVSYTDALELLKKSRESFSFPVDWGSDLQAEHERYLTEKVFKKPVAVVHFPRSLKPFYMRVNDDEKTVAAMDILVPGIGEIVGGSQREERLDVLLEQMKLKGVSPDDYRWYVELREYGSVPHAGFGLGLERLLQFTTGLPNIREVIPFPRTPGHADF from the coding sequence ATGAAAAAGGCCATACGCATCGCCGACCTTTTCAGGCGCGAACAGGAGCTGCTGGGCCGGACCGCAAGGGTTCGGGGCTGGGTGCGCACCCGCAGGGATTCCAAGGCGGGAATCAGTTTCATTGAACTCAATGACGGATCCTGTCTCAAAAACCTCCAGATCATTGTAGACCTCAACCTGCCTCAATTGACTGAAACCGTTCAGAAAGTGAGCACCGGTTCCAGCATGCAGGTGGAGGGTGTCGTGAATGCTTCCCCCGGAAAGGGGCAGTCCATCGAGCTGCACGCCTCGGGGATTGAGCTCTACGGGGGGGCGGATCCCGCCACCTATCCCCTGCAAAAAAAGAGGCATTCCTTCGAGTTCCTGCGCCAGATCGCTCACCTGCGGCCTCGCACCAACACTATTGGGGCCGTGGCGAGGGTACGCAATCGATTGAGTTATGCGATCCATCAGTTTTTTCAGGATCGGGGATTTTATTATGTCCACACTCCCATCATCACTTCCAGCGACTGTGAAGGCGCCGGCGAGGTTTTTCGAGTCACCACGCTGAAGCCCGAAAACATGGTGGGAAACGAAGCCGGTGAAGCTGCTGCGGGAGATTTTTTCGGAAAGCCGGCTTACCTCACGGTGAGCGGACAGTTGCAGGCAGAAATATACGCTCTGGCTCTTGGGAACGTTTACACCTTCGGGCCGACTTTCCGGGCTGAAAATTCCAATACGAGCCGGCACTTGGCGGAATTCTGGATGGTGGAGCCGGAAATGGCCTTTTGCGATCTGGAAGAGGATCTCGAGATAGCTCAGGCTCTGATCCAAAGGCTCGTGGAGGTGGTTCTGACGGATTGCAGGGAGGACCTGGACTTTTTTGTACGGTTCATCGAACCCACTTTGCGTGATACCCTTGAAAAGGTCGTGGAGAGCCCCTTTGAAACGGTTTCCTACACGGACGCCCTGGAACTCTTGAAAAAATCCAGGGAGTCTTTTTCTTTTCCTGTGGATTGGGGAAGCGACCTGCAGGCGGAACATGAACGCTACCTCACGGAAAAAGTCTTCAAGAAACCGGTGGCTGTCGTCCATTTCCCGCGGTCATTGAAGCCGTTTTATATGAGGGTGAACGACGACGAGAAAACCGTGGCCGCAATGGATATTCTGGTTCCCGGCATTGGAGAAATCGTCGGCGGTTCCCAGAGGGAAGAGCGTTTGGACGTACTTTTGGAACAGATGAAGCTCAAGGGGGTTTCGCCCGATGACTACCGCTGGTACGTGGAACTGAGGGAATATGGCTCTGTTCCCCATGCAGGCTTTGGGTTGGGATTGGAACGCCTCCTCCAGTTTACTACGGGGCTTCCGAACATACGTGAGGTCATTCCTTTCCCAAGGACCCCGGGGCATGCGGATTTTTGA